A single window of Pseudarthrobacter defluvii DNA harbors:
- the pyk gene encoding pyruvate kinase, whose product MRRAKIVATFGPAIASYDNTLAVLEAGVDVARMNMSHGDYSVHDNTYENVRKAASDLGKAVAIMADLQGPKIRLGRFVDGPHALAVGDIFTITTEDVPGTQEICSTTLKSLTEDVKVGDALLIDDGKVALRAIEVDDVKVVAEVTVGGMVSNNKGINLPGVAVNVPALSEKDEDDLRWAMRRGVDMVALSFVRDASDITRVHEIMDEEGRRVPVIAKIEKPQAVEQLPEIIDAFDAIMVARGDLGVELPLEEVPIVQKRAVELARRWAKPVIVATQVLESMIDNPRPTRAEASDCANAVLDGADAVMLSGETSVGKYPVETVKVMARIIESTEVHGLERVPPLGTKPRTRGGAITRAAVEIADQLDAKYICAFTQSGDSARRLSRLRPIKPVFAFTPVEQVWNQMALTWGIQPVLVQMVDHTDAMTAQVDRSLEEMGLVQDGDLVVIAAGSPPGKAGSTNSLKVHKVGDLADSTRAGEVTSNREKLGPWPEKKKKNQAAEA is encoded by the coding sequence ATGAGACGCGCAAAAATTGTTGCCACGTTCGGCCCGGCAATTGCCAGCTACGACAACACCCTCGCGGTGCTGGAGGCCGGCGTTGACGTAGCCCGCATGAACATGAGCCACGGTGACTACTCCGTGCATGACAACACCTACGAGAACGTCCGCAAGGCAGCGTCCGACCTTGGCAAGGCCGTGGCCATCATGGCCGACCTGCAGGGCCCCAAGATCCGGCTGGGCCGCTTCGTTGACGGTCCGCACGCCCTGGCCGTGGGCGACATCTTCACCATCACCACCGAGGACGTTCCAGGCACCCAGGAGATTTGCTCCACGACCCTGAAGAGCCTCACCGAGGACGTCAAGGTGGGCGATGCCCTCCTGATCGACGACGGCAAGGTGGCGCTGCGTGCCATCGAGGTTGACGACGTCAAGGTGGTCGCGGAGGTGACCGTTGGCGGCATGGTGTCCAACAACAAGGGCATCAACCTTCCCGGCGTGGCCGTCAACGTTCCCGCCCTGAGCGAAAAGGATGAGGACGACCTTCGCTGGGCGATGCGCCGCGGTGTGGACATGGTGGCGCTGTCCTTCGTGCGGGATGCTTCGGACATCACCCGCGTGCACGAGATCATGGACGAGGAAGGCCGCCGCGTGCCGGTCATCGCCAAGATCGAAAAGCCGCAGGCCGTGGAGCAGCTGCCGGAGATCATCGACGCGTTCGACGCAATCATGGTGGCCCGTGGCGACCTCGGCGTGGAACTGCCGCTGGAGGAAGTGCCGATCGTGCAGAAGCGCGCCGTGGAACTGGCACGCCGCTGGGCCAAGCCGGTCATCGTGGCCACCCAGGTCCTCGAGTCCATGATCGACAACCCGCGCCCCACCCGGGCCGAGGCCTCAGACTGCGCCAACGCCGTCCTCGACGGTGCGGACGCCGTCATGCTGTCCGGTGAGACCAGCGTGGGCAAGTACCCGGTCGAGACCGTCAAGGTCATGGCCCGGATCATCGAATCCACCGAGGTCCACGGGCTGGAGCGCGTCCCCCCGCTGGGCACAAAGCCCAGGACCCGTGGCGGCGCCATCACGCGTGCCGCCGTCGAGATTGCCGATCAGCTGGACGCCAAGTACATCTGCGCGTTCACCCAGTCCGGTGACTCCGCCCGCCGGCTTTCCCGCCTTCGCCCCATCAAACCGGTCTTCGCCTTCACCCCCGTGGAGCAGGTGTGGAATCAGATGGCACTGACCTGGGGCATCCAGCCCGTGCTGGTGCAGATGGTGGACCACACCGATGCCATGACCGCGCAGGTGGACCGCAGCCTCGAGGAGATGGGCCTGGTCCAGGATGGTGACCTGGTGGTTATCGCCGCGGGTTCGCCTCCCGGAAAGGCCGGCTCCACCAACTCCCTGAAGGTGCACAAGGTGGGTGACCTCGCCGACTCCACCCGTGCGGGAGAAGTCACCAGCAACCGCGAGAAGCTCGGCCCCTGGCCGGAAAAGAAGAAGAAGAACCAGGCTGCCGAGGCCTAG
- a CDS encoding HNH endonuclease family protein, with translation MTQRTMKTTCSPAKVLTAATALMLAASLVGCDANSYAFEAVGSAPGLPGRTTADPEAAGDAASALVQLETIPVKGRAPKTGYTRDEFGPAWADVDHNGCDTRNDILARDLTDKTFKAGTNNCVVAGGTLADKYTGTTITFVRGQDTSLKVQIDHVVPLSDAWQKGAQQLSDERRKELANDPLNLMAADGPTNAAKGDSDAATWLPPDIAFRCEYVARQTSVKVKYSLWVTQAEHDSIAGILEGCK, from the coding sequence ATGACCCAGAGGACTATGAAGACCACCTGCTCGCCCGCCAAAGTTCTGACCGCCGCCACCGCCTTGATGCTGGCTGCGTCATTAGTAGGTTGTGACGCCAACTCTTACGCCTTCGAAGCGGTCGGTTCTGCTCCAGGCCTCCCTGGTCGAACGACGGCAGATCCGGAAGCTGCCGGTGACGCGGCCAGTGCGCTCGTCCAACTGGAGACCATCCCGGTGAAAGGTCGAGCTCCAAAGACAGGCTATACCCGCGATGAGTTCGGGCCAGCCTGGGCGGACGTTGACCACAACGGTTGTGATACCCGCAATGACATTCTTGCCCGGGACCTAACCGACAAGACCTTCAAAGCTGGCACCAACAACTGTGTAGTCGCTGGAGGCACCTTGGCCGACAAATACACCGGCACAACGATCACCTTCGTCCGTGGCCAGGACACGAGCTTAAAGGTCCAGATCGACCATGTTGTGCCCCTGAGTGATGCTTGGCAGAAGGGTGCACAGCAACTCAGCGACGAGCGGCGTAAGGAACTAGCCAACGACCCGCTGAACCTCATGGCTGCTGATGGACCCACCAACGCCGCCAAGGGCGATAGTGACGCGGCGACGTGGCTACCGCCGGACATAGCCTTCCGGTGCGAATACGTCGCCCGCCAAACTTCCGTCAAGGTCAAATACAGTCTCTGGGTCACCCAGGCCGAGCATGATTCTATTGCTGGCATCCTCGAGGGCTGTAAGTAG
- a CDS encoding ANTAR domain-containing response regulator yields MTEQTESKPTSQPARRVIVAEDETLIRLDIIEILRGEGYDVVGEADNGEKAVQLAEELKPDLVLMDVKMPVMDGISAAEKIVKARIAPVVLLTAFSQKELVERARDAGAMAYVVKPFTPADLIPALEIALSRHEEIKALEGEVSDLQEQFATRKLVERAKSLLTTKMGLTEPEAFRWIQKTSMDRRLSMREVAETIINQVN; encoded by the coding sequence GTGACTGAACAGACGGAGTCCAAGCCCACATCCCAGCCGGCGCGCCGCGTCATTGTGGCAGAGGATGAAACCCTCATCCGCCTCGACATCATCGAGATCCTGCGCGGCGAAGGTTACGACGTTGTGGGCGAGGCGGACAACGGCGAGAAGGCCGTCCAGCTTGCCGAGGAACTGAAGCCGGACCTGGTCCTCATGGACGTCAAGATGCCCGTCATGGACGGCATCTCCGCGGCGGAGAAGATCGTCAAGGCCCGCATCGCGCCCGTGGTGCTGCTGACCGCCTTCAGCCAGAAGGAACTGGTGGAGCGCGCGCGCGACGCCGGTGCCATGGCCTACGTCGTCAAGCCCTTCACGCCCGCGGACCTCATTCCCGCTCTGGAGATCGCACTCTCCCGCCACGAGGAAATCAAGGCCTTGGAGGGCGAGGTTTCGGACCTGCAGGAGCAGTTCGCCACCCGCAAGCTCGTGGAGCGCGCCAAGAGCCTGCTCACCACCAAGATGGGCCTGACGGAACCGGAAGCCTTCCGCTGGATCCAGAAGACCTCCATGGACCGCCGCCTCAGCATGCGCGAAGTCGCCGAAACCATCATCAACCAGGTCAACTAG
- a CDS encoding glutamate synthase subunit beta, giving the protein MADPRGFLKVRQRETQPRRPVPVRIMDWKEVYEAQEKGTLKAQAGRCMDCGIPFCHQGCPLGNLIPEWNDLMWRDKGEEAIERLHATNNFPEFTGRLCPAPCEASCVLGINQPAVTIKQVEVSIIDEAWDNGWVSPLPPARLTGKTVAVVGSGPAGLAVAQQLTRVGHTVAVYERDDKIGGLLRYGIPDFKMEKEQVDRRVEQMKAEGTRFRTGVSVGTDVTWEQLRRRYDAVVVCTGATVPRDLPIPGRDLDGVHFAMDYLVPANRAVAGETIENQINAHGKHVVILGGGDTGADCLGTAHRHGAASVTTLAIGKQPPSERAGHQPWPTFPTLFEMASAHEEGGERTYLASTVEFVGENGKLTGVKVAETEFVDGKRLPKAGTERIIPADLVFLSLGFTGAEPAGITEQVHAEFDGRGNVSRDGYYMTNTEGVFVAGDAGRGQSLIVWAIAEGRAAAAAVDKYLMGSTILPAPVAPTDRAIAVL; this is encoded by the coding sequence GTGGCTGATCCACGCGGATTTCTGAAAGTACGCCAGCGTGAAACCCAGCCGCGCCGTCCCGTTCCGGTCCGCATCATGGACTGGAAAGAGGTCTACGAGGCCCAGGAGAAGGGCACGCTGAAGGCCCAGGCCGGGCGCTGCATGGACTGCGGCATCCCGTTCTGCCACCAGGGCTGCCCGCTGGGGAACCTCATTCCCGAGTGGAACGACCTGATGTGGCGGGACAAGGGCGAGGAAGCAATCGAGCGCCTGCACGCCACGAACAACTTCCCTGAGTTCACCGGCCGGCTCTGCCCGGCGCCCTGCGAGGCGTCCTGCGTGCTGGGCATCAACCAGCCCGCCGTCACCATCAAGCAGGTGGAAGTTTCGATCATCGACGAGGCCTGGGACAACGGCTGGGTCAGCCCCCTGCCGCCCGCGCGCCTCACCGGCAAGACCGTTGCGGTGGTCGGCTCCGGCCCCGCCGGCCTGGCCGTCGCCCAGCAGCTCACCCGCGTGGGGCACACCGTCGCCGTCTACGAGCGGGATGACAAGATCGGCGGCCTGCTGCGCTACGGCATCCCCGACTTCAAGATGGAAAAGGAGCAGGTGGACCGCCGCGTCGAGCAGATGAAGGCCGAGGGCACCCGCTTCCGGACCGGCGTCTCGGTAGGCACCGACGTGACCTGGGAGCAGCTGCGCAGGCGCTACGACGCCGTCGTAGTGTGCACCGGGGCCACCGTCCCGCGCGACTTGCCTATCCCGGGTCGCGACCTGGACGGCGTCCACTTCGCCATGGACTACCTGGTGCCCGCCAACCGTGCGGTGGCAGGGGAGACCATTGAGAACCAGATCAACGCCCACGGCAAGCACGTGGTGATCCTGGGTGGCGGCGATACCGGTGCTGACTGCCTGGGCACGGCACACCGGCACGGCGCTGCCTCCGTCACCACCTTGGCCATTGGCAAGCAGCCGCCGTCGGAGCGTGCCGGCCACCAGCCGTGGCCCACGTTCCCCACCCTGTTCGAGATGGCCAGCGCGCACGAGGAAGGCGGCGAACGCACCTACCTCGCCTCCACCGTGGAGTTCGTAGGCGAAAACGGCAAGCTCACCGGCGTGAAGGTGGCCGAGACTGAGTTCGTGGACGGCAAGCGCCTCCCCAAGGCCGGCACCGAGCGGATCATTCCCGCGGACTTGGTGTTCCTGTCCCTCGGCTTCACCGGTGCTGAACCGGCCGGCATCACCGAGCAGGTGCACGCAGAGTTCGACGGCCGCGGCAACGTTTCCCGTGACGGCTACTACATGACCAACACCGAAGGCGTGTTCGTGGCCGGCGACGCCGGCCGCGGCCAGTCCCTGATCGTGTGGGCCATTGCCGAGGGGCGTGCCGCCGCTGCGGCCGTGGACAAGTACCTGATGGGAAGCACCATCCTTCCCGCACCCGTCGCACCGACGGACCGCGCCATCGCCGTCCTCTAG
- a CDS encoding SHOCT domain-containing protein, producing the protein MLKLRFATFVLGLLTAAAGAAGGFLLPVAQSCPSAFNYAQEVLTGPNAMAVRTSCRASAQQYAPVWTAVIIVGSVVLLVGIIWILSSRKKATAATGSGAKTEASVQPASARRKAAPRPAPASAAERVRSGPAWPLFLGVAIIAVGIFLGYTVSVGPYCDGAFTSQTSAAGADIANAMHGRTANYSGACRAAAGQQSAIYWGIIGFGAAVIILGLVLRTVLGRRPQVNPSRNVTAELEQLAKLLDRGLLTQDEFNQQKGKLLAQS; encoded by the coding sequence ATGTTGAAGCTGCGCTTTGCGACATTCGTGCTGGGATTACTCACCGCAGCGGCCGGCGCCGCGGGCGGCTTCCTGCTGCCCGTGGCCCAGTCCTGCCCTTCCGCGTTCAACTACGCGCAGGAAGTGCTCACGGGCCCGAACGCCATGGCCGTCCGAACGAGCTGCCGGGCCAGCGCCCAGCAGTACGCCCCAGTCTGGACGGCTGTCATTATCGTAGGAAGTGTCGTCCTCCTGGTCGGCATCATCTGGATTCTCAGCTCGAGAAAGAAGGCGACAGCGGCCACAGGATCTGGGGCGAAAACCGAAGCCAGCGTTCAGCCCGCATCGGCTAGGCGGAAGGCCGCGCCTCGACCGGCACCCGCTTCAGCGGCCGAACGCGTACGTTCTGGGCCCGCGTGGCCGCTATTCCTTGGCGTAGCGATCATCGCCGTGGGCATCTTCCTCGGCTATACGGTCAGTGTCGGCCCGTACTGCGACGGAGCCTTCACCAGCCAGACTTCGGCCGCCGGAGCGGACATCGCTAACGCCATGCACGGGCGGACAGCCAATTACTCGGGCGCCTGCCGGGCAGCTGCCGGCCAACAGTCGGCGATCTACTGGGGCATCATCGGTTTCGGGGCCGCGGTCATCATCCTCGGGCTTGTTCTGAGAACTGTCCTTGGCCGCAGGCCGCAGGTAAACCCCAGTCGCAACGTAACCGCTGAGCTTGAACAGCTCGCCAAACTGCTCGACCGCGGCCTGCTCACTCAAGACGAATTCAACCAACAGAAGGGAAAGCTCCTCGCCCAGAGCTGA
- a CDS encoding tyrosine-type recombinase/integrase: MASIRKRTKKDGSSSYMVLWRDPKSREQQGLTVASLVEAETLKRLLDANGQSFEIAQHAILTNEKRPPTVAEVIQEHIDLLVRPSSGTVKTYQTMLEFHIRPVIGHVPVDKLDYRVIAHWVKSMMAKGKAPKTIHNVHGLISAAMNTAEMLGYISRNPCRGVQLPGIEKAEDEAMFLTHAEFSLIMEGMGERYKAFTNFLVMTGTRFGEATALTVADVDLLSKPPTARINKAWKRDGQNQFYIGATKTGAGKRTIGLNPALVELLIPLVASRPGKELVFTTPNGGRIIHKLYWHHYWVPAVRTAQGNGLTKDPRIHDLRHTHASWLIQDGVPLFTISRRLGHASTRTTEQVYGHLMPEALQAGADATERSVTAFQR; encoded by the coding sequence GTGGCAAGCATCCGTAAACGCACTAAGAAGGACGGTTCCTCGTCCTACATGGTGCTGTGGCGGGACCCAAAGAGCCGCGAGCAGCAGGGACTGACAGTCGCTAGTCTCGTCGAGGCTGAAACCCTGAAGAGGCTGCTGGACGCTAACGGCCAGTCGTTTGAGATCGCGCAGCACGCCATCCTGACAAACGAGAAGCGCCCGCCGACTGTGGCGGAAGTCATCCAGGAACATATCGATCTGTTGGTCCGCCCGTCGAGCGGGACAGTCAAGACGTACCAGACCATGCTTGAATTCCACATCCGGCCGGTCATCGGCCACGTTCCTGTGGACAAGCTCGACTACCGCGTCATTGCCCATTGGGTGAAGTCGATGATGGCCAAGGGCAAGGCGCCGAAGACCATCCATAACGTACACGGCCTAATTTCGGCAGCCATGAATACCGCGGAGATGCTCGGCTACATTTCGCGGAACCCATGCCGCGGCGTGCAGCTTCCCGGCATTGAGAAAGCCGAGGACGAGGCAATGTTTCTGACCCACGCCGAGTTCAGCCTCATCATGGAGGGCATGGGGGAGCGGTACAAGGCTTTCACCAATTTCCTTGTCATGACTGGCACCCGCTTTGGGGAGGCCACCGCGCTGACTGTGGCCGACGTTGATCTGCTGTCCAAGCCGCCTACCGCCCGGATCAACAAGGCATGGAAGCGGGACGGCCAGAATCAGTTCTACATCGGGGCGACGAAGACAGGTGCCGGTAAGCGCACCATAGGACTTAATCCTGCCTTGGTGGAGCTGCTGATCCCGCTGGTCGCGAGCCGGCCCGGAAAGGAACTTGTGTTCACGACGCCCAACGGCGGGCGCATTATCCACAAGCTTTACTGGCACCACTACTGGGTCCCAGCCGTTCGAACGGCCCAGGGGAACGGCCTAACCAAAGATCCTCGGATCCACGACCTCCGCCATACTCACGCCTCTTGGCTGATCCAGGATGGGGTCCCCCTGTTCACCATTTCACGCCGGCTGGGTCACGCGTCCACCAGGACCACTGAGCAGGTTTACGGGCACCTGATGCCGGAGGCGCTCCAGGCTGGTGCTGATGCCACGGAGCGCTCGGTCACCGCCTTCCAGAGGTGA
- a CDS encoding DUF2958 domain-containing protein, translating into MDRYIAEYDPKENEAFGYSDLGLGHGEWGYIPIGDVEELRGQFGLPIECDLDFKPGTPAKECIPRHIADDAAADGDKAAIETAQDQTVDTMIRNAVDGEAVAALAATSAEADEGKTGKPV; encoded by the coding sequence ATGGACCGGTACATCGCCGAATACGACCCCAAGGAAAACGAGGCGTTCGGGTACTCCGACCTCGGCTTGGGCCACGGCGAGTGGGGCTACATCCCGATCGGCGACGTCGAGGAGCTCCGCGGACAGTTCGGGCTGCCGATCGAGTGCGACCTGGACTTCAAGCCCGGCACGCCGGCCAAGGAATGCATCCCACGGCACATCGCCGACGACGCCGCAGCGGACGGCGACAAGGCAGCCATTGAGACTGCGCAGGACCAGACGGTCGATACCATGATCCGGAACGCCGTCGATGGTGAAGCCGTAGCTGCCCTGGCCGCCACGTCCGCGGAAGCCGATGAGGGTAAGACAGGGAAGCCGGTTTAG